One part of the Muntiacus reevesi chromosome 18, mMunRee1.1, whole genome shotgun sequence genome encodes these proteins:
- the TXNDC17 gene encoding thioredoxin domain-containing protein 17, with product MASYEEVSVSGYEEFMQVVEQHSGKTIFAYFSGSKDAEGKSWCPDCVQAEPVVREGLKHVGEGCVFIYCQVGEKPYWKDPNNDFRKNLKLTAVPTLLKYGTPQKLVESECLQANLVEMLFSED from the exons ATGGCCAGCTACGAAGAGGTGAGCGTGTCCGGCTACGAGGAGTTCATGCAAGTGGTGGAGCAGCACAGTGGCAAGACCATTTTCGCCTACTTTTCTGGTTCTAAGGACGCCGAAGGGAAAAGCTGGTGCCCCGACTGCGTGCAGG ctgaaccAGTCGTACGAGAGGGGCTGAAGCATGTTGGTGAAGGATGTGTGTTCATCTACTGCCAAGTAGGAGAAAAACCTTA TTGGAAAGATCCAAATAATGACTTCAGGAAAAACCTGAAATTAACTGCAGTGCCTACGCTACTTAAGTATGGAACA CCTCAAAAACTGGTAGAATCTGAGTGTCTTCAGGCCAACCTTGTGGAGATGTTGTTTTCTGAAGATTAA